The following are from one region of the Stigmatopora argus isolate UIUO_Sarg chromosome 9, RoL_Sarg_1.0, whole genome shotgun sequence genome:
- the LOC144082415 gene encoding neuronal acetylcholine receptor subunit alpha-9-II, protein MIQISVLCLAMLLPAVVHSAQGHHAQRLLHHLMENYTSALRPVEDTDRALNVTLQITLSQIKDMDERNQVLIAYLWIRQRWHDAYLKWNKEDYDGLEVIHIPSNLVWRPDLVLYNKADDALSGPVDTNVKLRYNGEITWDAPAITKSSCVVDVSYFPFDSQECNLTFGSWTYNGNQVDIFMGMDSGDLSDFVENVEWECHGMPASKNVIMYGCCSDPYPDITYSVLLQRRSSFYIFNLLLPCFLISFLAPLGFYLPADSGEKVSLGVTVLLALTVFQLMVAESMPPSESVPLIGKYYIATMTMVTASTALTIFIMNIHFCGPEAKPVPHWAKVLIIDYMSKIFCVYEVGENCASRSSTRDADGQAVREPGKCQLSKHPETEGPRPPPRIKPQPHLTRAERSLFSTFPLGKYESPDAKVPPADCCKEDRKVSYLPPCCPDDKKAPARGPVAVTCRHGNGLPGGDPKLVRNVEYIANCFREQRATCAKGAEWKKIAKVMDRFFMWIFFIMVFLMSILVIGKAP, encoded by the exons ATGATTCAAATATCTGTACTTTGTCTGGCCATGTTGCTACCTGCAG TGGTTCACTCTGCACAGGGTCATCACGCCCAGAGGCTCCTCCACCATTTGATGGAAAACTACACCAGCGCCCTGCGGCCCGTGGAGGACACGGACCGAGCCCTCAACGTCACCTTGCAGATCACGCTATCCCAGATCAAAGATATG GATGAGAGGAACCAGGTGCTGATCGCCTATCTGTGGATAAGACAGAGGTGGCACGACGCGTACCTCAAGTGGAATAAAGAAGACTACGACGGACTGGAGGTCATCCACATCCCCAGCAACCTTGTGTGGAGACCTGACCTGGTCCTCTACAACAA GGCCGACGACGCCTTGTCCGGACCCGTGGACACCAACGTGAAGCTGCGTTACAACGGCGAGATCACCTGGGACGCTCCCGCCATCACCAAGAGCTCCTGCGTGGTGGACGTCTCGTACTTCCCCTTCGACAGCCAGGAATGCAACCTGACCTTCGGATCCTGGACTTACAACGGAAaccag GTGGACATCTTCATGGGCATGGACAGCGGCGACCTCTCGGATTTCGTGGAGAACGTGGAGTGGGAGTGCCACGGCATGCCGGCCAGCAAGAACGTCATCATGTACGGCTGTTGCTCGGACCCGTACCCCGACATCACGTACAGCGTGCTGCTGCAGCGCCGCTCCTCCTTCTACAtcttcaacctgctgctgcCCTGCTTCCTCATCTCCTTCTTGGCTCCTCTGGGATTCTACCTGCCCGCCGATTCCGGGGAGAAGGTTTCCCTGGGGGTGACGGTGCTCCTGGCCCTCACCGTTTTCCAGCTGATGGTGGCCGAGAGCATGCCTCCCTCGGAGAGCGTGCCTTTGATCG GCAAATACTACATCGCTACCATGACCATGGTCACGGCCTCCACCGCTCTCACCATCTTCATCATGAACATCCACTTCTGCGGCCCCGAGGCCAAACCGGTCCCCCACTGGGCCAAAGTTCTCATCATCGACTACATGTCCAAGATCTTCTGCGTGTATGAGGTGGGCGAGAACTGCGCCTCCCGGTCCTCGACTCGGGACGCCGACGGCCAGGCGGTACGCGAGCCGGGAAAGTGCCAGCTTTCCAAGCATCCCGAGACCGAGGGCCCACGTCCACCCCCCAGAATCAAACCCCAGCCCCACCTCACCAGGGCGGAGAGGAGCCTCTTCTCCACCTTTCCGCTGGGAAAGTACGAAAGCCCCGACGCAAAGGTTCCCCCGGCGGACTGCTGCAAAGAGGACCGCAAGGTTTCGTACCTCCCGCCCTGCTGCCCCGATGACAAAAAAGCACCGGCGCGAGGGCCCGTTGCCGTGACCTGTCGTCACGGCAACGGGCTTCCCGGCGGGGACCCCAAGTTGGTGCGCAACGTGGAGTACATCGCGAATTGTTTCCGAGAGCAGAGGGCCACGTGTGCCAAGGGGGCCGAGTGGAAGAAGATTGCTAAAGTGATGGACAGGTTCTTCATGTGGATCTTCTTCATCATGGTCTTCCTCATGAGCATCCTGGTCATCGGAAAGGCCCCgtga